From a region of the Anaerolineales bacterium genome:
- a CDS encoding putative dsRNA-binding protein, producing the protein MRGRGEESTGGRERPALLCAAFEALIGAIYHDAGFPAVIEFMEERLKSASETVLEDQSLFDARSLLQIWAQAELGQTPRYKTVGSIGPDHSREFIVEVDVGNGMLGRGCGHSKQEAAQAA; encoded by the coding sequence TTGCGGGGGCGAGGTGAAGAATCGACCGGGGGACGCGAGCGTCCTGCATTGCTCTGTGCTGCGTTCGAAGCGTTGATCGGCGCCATATACCACGATGCCGGATTCCCGGCGGTGATCGAATTCATGGAAGAACGGCTCAAATCCGCTTCCGAGACCGTCCTGGAGGACCAGTCCTTGTTCGACGCACGCAGTTTGCTGCAGATCTGGGCGCAGGCCGAACTTGGGCAGACACCGCGCTACAAAACGGTCGGCTCGATCGGCCCCGATCATTCGCGCGAGTTCATCGTCGAGGTGGATGTCGGCAACGGAATGCTCGGTCGAGGGTGCGGTCACAGCAAACAGGAAGCCGCGCAGGCAGCATAA
- a CDS encoding ribonuclease III domain-containing protein — protein sequence MQPNEFAHQAGLTFVDSHLLRRALTHRSFVNEHPEALEDNERLEFLGDAALDFLTAAWLYRHFPEMNEGQLTRLRSALVRTEQLAAFAGAR from the coding sequence GTGCAACCGAATGAGTTTGCCCATCAGGCTGGGCTGACGTTTGTCGATTCACATTTACTGCGCCGTGCGTTGACTCATCGTTCCTTCGTCAACGAGCATCCGGAAGCGCTCGAAGATAACGAACGATTGGAATTTCTGGGCGATGCCGCGCTCGATTTCCTCACCGCGGCCTGGCTCTATCGTCATTTCCCGGAGATGAATGAAGGGCAACTGACACGCTTGCGCTCGGCGTTGGTGCGTACGGAGCAACTGGCGGCTTTTGCGGGGGCGAGGTGA
- the fabF gene encoding beta-ketoacyl-ACP synthase II, whose translation MEYDTRVVVTGMGTVNPLGLDVPETWQNLLAGKSGIGPITRIDTSPYNVHIAGEIKNFDFEPYITAREARRMDLFEQFAIAATRQAIDQAGLDIAAEDPTRIAAVISAAVGGLQSMQEGILIMDQQGSRRVSPFLIPMFMSNGAAGLIAIHFGVMGPCFSVASACASAADGIGQAAMMIRSGYIDAAIAGGSEAPISGIGLGCFDRLGALSHNQEKPYVTPRPFDKDRDGLVMAEGAAVLVLESLEHAQARGAEIVGEFVGYGSTADAFHITAPAEDGAGGSAAIRKALEDGNLTPQDVDYVNAHGTGTILNDVAETKAIKSALGEHAGSVAVSSTKSMTGHMMGATGALESIFCILAIRDNQIPPTINLAEPDAGCDLDYVPNQAREAQVNVTLSNAFGFGGHNAVLAFRAFSG comes from the coding sequence ATGGAATACGATACGCGAGTGGTTGTGACCGGAATGGGAACGGTCAATCCGCTGGGATTGGACGTACCGGAAACCTGGCAAAATTTATTGGCCGGAAAATCGGGCATCGGCCCGATCACGCGCATTGATACTTCTCCTTACAACGTTCACATCGCAGGTGAAATTAAGAATTTCGATTTCGAGCCGTACATCACCGCCCGTGAAGCGAGGCGTATGGATCTCTTCGAACAATTTGCCATCGCTGCCACTCGCCAGGCGATCGATCAGGCTGGTCTCGATATCGCCGCAGAAGATCCGACCCGCATAGCGGCCGTCATTTCCGCTGCGGTCGGAGGGCTGCAATCGATGCAAGAGGGCATTCTCATCATGGATCAACAAGGGTCTCGTCGCGTGAGTCCCTTCCTCATTCCCATGTTCATGTCCAACGGCGCAGCGGGGTTGATCGCCATTCACTTCGGTGTGATGGGGCCATGTTTTTCCGTCGCTTCAGCCTGCGCTTCCGCTGCTGACGGGATCGGTCAGGCGGCGATGATGATCCGCTCCGGATACATCGATGCCGCCATCGCCGGGGGTTCGGAGGCCCCGATCAGCGGCATCGGACTGGGTTGTTTCGATCGCTTGGGTGCGTTGTCGCACAATCAAGAAAAACCATATGTCACACCGAGACCGTTCGATAAGGACCGCGACGGCCTGGTTATGGCAGAAGGCGCTGCCGTGTTGGTGCTGGAAAGCCTGGAACATGCGCAGGCCAGGGGTGCGGAGATCGTCGGAGAATTCGTCGGGTATGGATCGACGGCTGACGCTTTCCATATCACCGCCCCTGCGGAAGACGGCGCGGGCGGCAGTGCGGCGATTCGAAAAGCGCTGGAAGACGGGAACCTTACGCCGCAGGATGTGGATTACGTCAATGCGCACGGCACGGGGACGATATTGAACGACGTGGCCGAAACGAAAGCCATAAAGTCGGCGTTGGGGGAACACGCAGGCAGCGTTGCGGTGTCCTCCACGAAATCCATGACCGGGCATATGATGGGCGCCACGGGCGCTCTCGAGTCCATATTCTGCATTCTGGCCATTCGGGACAATCAAATCCCGCCGACGATCAACCTGGCGGAGCCCGATGCGGGCTGCGATCTGGATTACGTTCCCAACCAGGCACGAGAAGCGCAAGTGAATGTGACGCTGAGCAATGCGTTCGGCTTCGGCGGACACAACGCGGTTCTGGCATTCCGCGCTTTCTCGGGTTAG
- a CDS encoding MoaD/ThiS family protein has product MEVSSQPVFEWDAGAISKISRWVDVGQRLYLLFAFVTGYNDPDPNQVGLPAAGFLFSQWMENDDLWISRQALMRLSVLYFATLRQRVGIRQEKLELAMGSRVSDLLTMLQKRHTSLEDALPTTLVSINREYASRDELLHDGDEVALFPPVSGGATSPKSTLFRLTNDALDIEQILADLDASQIKAACVCSGRAIGDTISDTEVDRVADEIRERWPAVRGVAVVRRAGGEIETPNVLIACTSDQGSVEVLYAAQFGIERLIRSILTDGNEDIHMV; this is encoded by the coding sequence ATGGAGGTGTCAAGTCAGCCGGTTTTCGAATGGGATGCCGGTGCAATCTCGAAAATTTCGAGGTGGGTAGATGTGGGGCAGCGGCTTTATCTGTTGTTCGCTTTCGTCACTGGGTATAATGATCCGGATCCGAATCAAGTAGGATTACCGGCGGCAGGGTTTCTTTTTTCTCAATGGATGGAAAATGATGATTTGTGGATTTCGAGACAGGCGTTGATGCGGCTGTCGGTGCTCTACTTCGCAACGCTGCGCCAGCGAGTGGGCATTCGCCAGGAAAAATTGGAGCTGGCGATGGGCTCACGCGTCTCGGATTTGCTCACTATGCTTCAGAAGCGTCATACAAGCCTGGAAGATGCGCTTCCTACGACACTGGTTTCCATCAACCGTGAATATGCATCCCGAGATGAACTCCTGCACGACGGTGATGAAGTAGCCCTGTTCCCGCCCGTCAGCGGCGGGGCGACTTCCCCAAAGTCGACGCTCTTTCGTTTGACGAACGACGCGCTGGATATAGAGCAGATTCTGGCAGATTTGGACGCTTCCCAAATTAAAGCGGCGTGTGTTTGCTCTGGAAGGGCGATTGGCGACACGATCTCGGATACGGAAGTGGATCGAGTTGCGGATGAAATCCGGGAGCGTTGGCCGGCGGTGCGAGGCGTCGCCGTCGTTCGACGTGCCGGCGGAGAAATCGAAACACCCAATGTGTTGATCGCATGTACGTCGGATCAAGGCAGCGTCGAGGTACTTTATGCGGCGCAGTTTGGCATCGAACGCCTGATCCGATCGATCCTTACGGATGGGAACGAAGACATCCATATGGTATGA
- the rpmF gene encoding 50S ribosomal protein L32, which yields MPPLPKRKTSKGRRDRRRAHDALQARHLLVCANCGEKRLPHHVCPSCGHYAGREVIEIEQGYNL from the coding sequence ATGCCACCGCTTCCGAAGAGGAAAACGTCAAAGGGTCGGCGAGACCGCCGGCGCGCACATGACGCTCTGCAGGCACGCCACTTGTTGGTTTGCGCGAACTGCGGAGAGAAGCGTCTACCGCATCATGTTTGCCCTAGCTGCGGCCATTATGCCGGGCGCGAAGTGATCGAGATCGAACAAGGTTACAACTTATGA